The genomic region gacaagtctgcctaaggtccggctaacagtgtacgactgccacacgagactgcactgaccgaaacggcccctgcaagacgacaagagagaagacgacagcagcggagtggtgagactggcgacagcggcccctcggcccctccctcgttGGGACACGTGTGGTCCGACACGGTTGGGGATAGTGTTGGGGATGCGGGCTCTGCCCAGGTTCCCGCGGATAATGCTCCATCACCCCCTGCGGTGTCTGGGATGGGCCCACGCGATATCCCCCTAGCGTCTGGAGGTCAACGGAGATAACAGTGGGAGACGGCCGaacgaggactctgctcggcaggcagggctgatcgctatggaccatgcactccgtgcagctaagaaaaaggagcgggtggaaatgcacaaaaacagcaggtacgctctcgccaccacccacggggaactcaaaatggacatatcgaccaagaaaaaaaaattgcgccaatgtttccctgatttggactaccaaaggtactggggtcagacaccgggctggctttcgtctccagggtaagtcagatggtggcacaggtgttgaagatagaaagttacattgtgtttatagggcaagccagaggtggccagggtgcagggggtttagctaaaaaaaaaaaactttgtttagCTAGGGGAGGCTTTAACCAAGTAAATAACGGAGAACTGGCACTGGGGACTGGGTCGAGATGTCGCCGACGGCTTTTATTTGGGGGATCATAATACCATGGGTGTTAGACTATATTTGTTTTCCCAATTGATCTGGTCTGGGCTGGATGCGGAGGCGTGGATGCAGCGACAGGCACAGCACTATAACAAACTGGGCAGTGCTGGCTTGCGCTGCGTtcaagcttctgtatataaactgcgTATGGAAACCCACACTCGCGGTAGATCGGTTGGGGCCAAGTATTAATTCTTTTGTAACTCCCCTACcccgccaggctttgcttaaatgttcaCCTCCCGGGGCTTCGAAGGCTTCCAAGAGGAGCAGTCCCCGGCTTTGCTCTCCGACCTCTCTGCCATGGAGTCAGCacctgacagcagcccagggagctaCGACCCTGGGACTGTGGCTGTGAAGGAGAAGCTCCGGGAGAAGCTCCGGGGGCCAGAGGGCAGCCGAAGTGGCAGCCGGGGCAGCTACAATCCCCTGCAGTACCAGGTGGCACACTGCGGGCAGACGGCTGTCCACCTGCCTCCGACCTTGacggcaccaggccagcccctgtgcgtccccgaggcccccttggccaccatCGTGCCCCCCAACAGCCCCCTCAAGGCGCCCTCCCCGGCTGACCCCTCGCAGGAGGACAAGGAGGCAGTGAACAAGGACTGCCTGGAATACCGGCTGTGGCGGGAGCGCAACAATATCGCCGTGCGCAAGAGCAGGGACAAGGCCAAGCGGTGCATCCTGGAGATACAGCAGTACATGGCAGAAAATGAGCAGCTGCGCAGCCGCGTAAGGCAGCTCACGCAGGAGCTGGATATCCTGCGCAGGTGTTTGAGAGCTATTATAAATTTGTTGTCATTGGTcagcacagaaattaaaaattaaggtcataaaaaaaagagagtattgttggtaagaagggctgaGGAAagaagagctttttatataaggaaaggacatggtttgtaagaatgactttatccggatggctagtttactctagactgaaatggaaatggtaaaatgtttaaagtaagtcgaagagggtgtgtgaaagtcacagaaagtatttgggtcaattcagctgaacaggcaccaggtattaatccaaatttgtatgacttcttcagggatgtgttttctgtttttgtctctgttgtattttctgtttttgaattttgatgcctttttgtaactttgtattctgcggggcctacttcccctaccccgcagacttgcttctgtgcttataagattggctgtaagacacagagatgtgcttgcaatacttttattttgttttaccccggtgatgggtagcccacatatcccaatgaagatcacgtgggaggtaatatctggtaccgctgaggttgtgtggcccgttacccgcgtggccccttctgggatatggtggccctccttgcaccccagtgtttgttaattggttgtaaaaaagacacctgggacatctccggcctgttttctgatcagactcccctatgaaacaaaggaccGGGCGGAAGCGTATATTTAATCACCTCTTAATTCTAATTGTTACCAACgtgggacaaaatttaaaaagtaatcccttaaattttaagattcaaatttgacaaaaaaaagggggggaatgagaagataaggcaggatggggttaaaatggagttgctgagctaactgcatattgttttgcttttgtgcaaaatgctttggcttgcaaaatgctgttatgagataattgaactatAGCTGACCTTGTgacatgtgataattgttttaagttttaaaaaccacaaaaacagaagttgatcggaaatgtacccaacctatgtcatgatgaccccatatttgtgcttactcaagtaccttgtgatctgtaccctggaaaaaccctttaccttgtgataatttgtcatgctgtggtttatcatgtgatcttttgtaatgatgtggagatatgctaatgttgtggttttaatccttaaatactctgtgcggttgatgatcggggcctctcttctcgcactgcaccagagggtgctgttgtgcttagagttggcccatctgcgcagatgtaataaacttcctcatgccctttgcagcgattggaatggaattcgtgtttctggggtcggtagaagtgtgggacaccttttggggtcttacattcttgggggctcatcCGGGAtttgagaccccagacccacgctccattttccaatcggaggtaagtctttgctgttttaagtatttttgtgtgttttgttgaatttttttattattttatttttttcccggggcgcttgacgtaccggaggtttatgttttagctgttttcccggggcgcttgacgtaccggaggt from Lepus europaeus isolate LE1 unplaced genomic scaffold, mLepTim1.pri SCAFFOLD_180, whole genome shotgun sequence harbors:
- the LOC133754549 gene encoding CCAAT/enhancer-binding protein epsilon-like, which gives rise to MFTSRGFEGFQEEQSPALLSDLSAMESAPDSSPGSYDPGTVAVKEKLREKLRGPEGSRSGSRGSYNPLQYQVAHCGQTAVHLPPTLTAPGQPLCVPEAPLATIVPPNSPLKAPSPADPSQEDKEAVNKDCLEYRLWRERNNIAVRKSRDKAKRCILEIQQYMAENEQLRSRVRQLTQELDILRRCLRAIINLLSLVSTEIKN